CCATCTGCGTCTCATACAGTGAGGTGGACCACTGGTGTATCCAGAGCAGTGACCCTCCGGAAAATGTGACTGAAACTACGAGCTTCATCTGGGGTGATTACCGGCTACGACTGCCCCCAAATTCGTTCAGCGGTCAACGTGACTACAAGGCAGCATTAGTGAGCTCTATTTGTCAAGTTTTCAACAGTTTGCTGGCTTTCTATTCAACTTCGAATTAGGCTTTGTGCGAGTTTTCTGCTTCAGCTGCAGTGTTGCCCGCGTTATTGGATGTTACGTTTTCTCGGATCGTGTATTAACCGTCTTTGGACCATTAAAGATATGTACCACTGGAATTCCATTGCATTACAGTAGCTATTCTAGTATTTAGAAGGTCTGCAACTtcattctgtaaaaaaaaaaaaaagaaaactcgagAATGTCCTGTCGGTTCTTTAACTGCAATTTCGAGTTACCCTAAGTGATTTATTACCAGTCTGCTGTGTTGATTTCTCGGCGAGCAGGCTGTGATTCAACTAATGTATAAAATCATATTGTGCATTGCTGCACATGACAGGTGGTGTTGGTAGCCAAAGTTGGTTACACTGCCTCGCGGCATCAGGACAATCGTTGAACAGTTTAAGTTTACGCCGCCCTCTCAGTGTTCTTTACTCATGGGCGCTTCATATGCGCCTACCACATGTGTTGAGATATGTGATTAAGCCTCATTATGATTAActggatataatgaaataacGGATAACACGAAGTGAAATTCCCCCTTTATATTTCCATGTTGCAGTGCttgcagtaatgaatataattaTGTAATAGATATAAAAAAGTAATTTTGCCTTTCTCTTCAACTTTGTTATAACACAGTTTTACTATATTTCATTTTGCTGAACCTTGCATTGTTCTTCCTTTGTCACCTAACGTATCACTGGGGTTCTGCAGTAGTACGGTAAATTATATATGAAGCTCTGATGCTTTCCAGtgatattctttttttattcagaGGACTTGCACCTTCgtttgatgcaaaaaaaaaaaaacagctacaAGTAGAAATTTCACGTCGGTACTGGAATTTCGAATTTCCCAAGTACGATTTATCGGCAGTCTACTGTGTTGCAATCAGACACACTCAATTTCTGGGTCAGCAGGCTGCAACTCATTTAATGTATAAAATCATCCTGTGCCACGTGGCAGGTGCTATTGGCAGTCGACGTCGTGGTATCAGGCCAATCATTTAACAGTTTCAAGTTCACACCACTGGTCTCGCTGTCCTAAACTCGCTGACGCTTCGTGTGCGGCTCGGCTCCATCGCTCCGTGCCCCTATGTCGGGCACGGAGTCTTCCAAACCTTCATTGCTGGAGCTGTTGTGCACGGCCTCATTTTCAGATGAGTCGTCTGGTCGTTTCAAGATGAGTTTTCCCAACAGGCAACTACCGGCAACCGTCCAATCAAAGGACAACAAGGAGACGCCGATCTCTTCGAGAGTGGCACCATGGTCATTCTTCAAATCCTTGACGAGGTACTTCCTGAAAGCAACAAGGGTTGAGAGGAAGTGAGGTGCTCGTCAGAATAGATGTGCAAGGTCCTCAAGTCCCTCAAATCATGGTGAGCACAGGGGAATAGATGTGCACCAGCGGTCAAAGAATGTGCTGACCATGGGTTCTGCGAATAAACTGAATGTCCTCACTGCCTTTGGTATTTAACCTGAAAGCAAAGACCGCACTTCAGACTACGCATTGCAAACAGCGCAGTGAATTCTTCAGTTACGGGTGGTCTGCCTGAGTTGCCAAGAaagttgcctttctttctttttttcttgaaccCAACTGGTTTGCATAATTTTGATTATGGGTACAAATTAAAGGCATACTGAGGAGAGAAACTGAATTgggtttagactgataaagtactCTTTGAAAACTCCATTTTCGTTAGTTTTGCAGCGCGAGGTTGACAGTAagagaaaaagtcacaggcctgcgcggcacacgcagcacagtcacaacgtaagctggttgagcggcgcaagagtagctccaatttcggcaccacgcacaacagggtcttcgcggcaaagtgtcttcgcctctaTTTTGACGAGaaggatctgaactgtccgcccggcgtcgacggcgagctgcggcttgtaatgctctctgcacagcagtctgctgagcccgatgatgcctggttgtagccacgcacgtagctctacaattcgtttcttcagcagcggttcgtaccttgagaggagacgtcataacgtgtaccgaagaggtacccagaatacgtagTGCACATCTAAGATcaggatagcgttgattgcgtgcctggtctgaatcgcatctcgtcgtctgcgcctgcgcacgcgcagcggttgcaggcactttaactagatggcgtcaccatactggcagaggctcggttcgtctgcgcctgcgcgcctgtcTACAGGGTACGTTTAAAGGCAATATTTCTGTTGCCtggtagcaagcgcttgcgtggctcagtggtaaagtatccgactcccacgcagcgggcctgggttcgatcccagcggagagcaggtactttttttcgcatttccggcgatagctgTTACGGCCAAACTTTGgcagcggcatcatcgcgaaccgaaacggctattggaatgggcccacaacagcttacactgtaaaacaTGAAGGTCAGACATTTACTTATTGTATTTTGTGCTGAAGCCCCAGCTCCAACACATCAGTGTTAAGTCACAAATTTCAAACTCTTTTGGGTCATTGTCGAGCAGTAAAAATTAGGGGTATGCGAATACCGAATTGCATATTTCAAATGAAATACCAaatcaaatcaagaaaaaaagaaaagttgtacattgaatcgaatatcgaatttGAGAAAACTTTTCACAGAGTTtgatgcttacaaattttgggcaaaaaaatacagtgctgcacatgctcggCAGTCTCCTATCATTGCctaacaagaatgtagcaagctatcagtaacttataTATATAGGTACATGACAATCAATATATATAGTGCGATCTACTCTTATTAAATAGAACAcaaaattagtatgccagcactgattacagctcagttatAGTATATGAAGGtgtggaaaatatttttttttatcaatagaatTTATCTTGAATAGAATCACATGCTTTTTTTTCCTCAGAAAATGAATTAGTGATGTTCTGTTGTACTGAATGtataccaatgaggttctcagtttaacaGAGGACCTGGGTTTTGCTGTTATCTTTTACTCATTAcatatataaagcttcgctttccagcagtggcgcaccaaacgagggggggggggggtgttgtaacCAACCCTGTGGCCGAGTTTTGCAGTTACGGCATGCACCGTAACTATCATTATTGGCCTATCACCGTAAAACTATCATTATTAGGCATTTCATTTGCTGTTGAATTCCTCTGGCttaagcaaggaaattgcatattatgcaaagtgcttgcttccccccccccccccaccacagAAATTCAACCCTCCCCCGCCCcccctgggtgcgctactgggtgcgcagagatcctgggtgcactattGTATTGAGTACACTCTCAAAAAgatctttatttatttaaaacACTGCAGACCAATTAAGGTACAAGCAGGAGAGCGAGTACAGAACCATCAACGCATACATGATTCATTTCAACattttcaaataaaaaataaaacaaaatccGCAACAATACGCAAGTGGGATACAACTCCAGTACAATACAATTCATTCACGAGGCATAAGAAAATGAGAACATTTTGTTAATGTATTCAACTCGGCGTTCATCTTTGGAAAAACTGAATACTTATATGCATTTGGCGCATGCGAAAATCGGTTTAATATTATGcatattgtaacgccttggttgaggcgaaaggaagaagaggaggacgacgaatcctttggtgtgcggagcgcagaaagaaaccgcggctggactgctttcctagactctcatccatcacctgtaaataaacacgcctcatccgtaacagttttgtggtggaggtgctgggtgctCAACCACGCAAcgcggtttctttctgcgctccgcacaccaaaggattcttcgtcctcctcttcttcctttcgcctcaaccaaggcgttacaatatgTTTGTGGCGGAATGTTCTTGTTGTACCTTTGTCGAAGACATCCCCAGGTCGCCTTCCCAGCCTACCACAGTATATCGGAACGAAGCATCTTGAGCCTAGCGACCTTCCTTCTTTTTGATAGTGATTCAAGATTTTCTAATTGTCACATAGCTGTTGGTAAGTCGTGACATTTATAACGGTTAAAGTTAACACCCTTTGGGgtgtatcttgtccccaaacgatAATCGTCATGCATCTTGTCTTCGTTTCCATCATGCATCCTGTCTTAAAAACTCTGCGCTCGTTATATCCTGTCCAGAATGCTTTGTGACActaatagagagctttagcatGTCCGGTATTCCGCTAAGCGCAAGGGTACTAGGCGTTTACCGGAATACAGGACACGCTAAAACTCAAATAATGCGCATGCCGTTCGTTTCGTAAACACAGGGCGAACATTGCAGAAAATGTTTTGAATATGCACCACAAACATTAAGGCCAGGTCACATCACGCCAGCTGtcataattaaaaagttaaacaGGTTAAAGAACCTGTTCCTTCTTTAACCATCCTTCATGGGGTTGAATCAAGCTTTCTTCTCCACATACCTTGTCTGCCAATTGCAGCCAGTGCCAACAGAACTCTCAGCAGGCCTGTCGGAAACGTCACGTGTTACCTCGTAGTGCTCCTCGCTGGGGTTTGAGATGGTGCGTTGTATCATGAAAAGTACTCAAATATTTTTTTACACGTGATAGATGTGCTGGTGATTGTTACATTGAAGGCCTTTTAATGCAAGAAATGGCGCTAATAACAGCAGTGAGACAAAGCAACATGTTGAACTACTCGTCAAACCTGCTAGTGCATCTCTTGCATTACCCTCCTtacaaaggttttttttttttctttaaccatCCTTCATGGGGTTGAATCAAGCTTTCTTCTCCACATACCTTGTCTGCCAATTGCAGCCAGTGCCAACAGAACTCTCAGCAGGCCTGTCGGAAACGTCACGTGTTACCTCGTAGTGCTCCTCGCTGGGGTTTGAGATGAT
This region of Dermacentor silvarum isolate Dsil-2018 chromosome 5, BIME_Dsil_1.4, whole genome shotgun sequence genomic DNA includes:
- the LOC125945575 gene encoding uncharacterized protein LOC125945575 encodes the protein MIQRTISNPSEEHYEVTRDVSDRPAESSVGTGCNWQTRKYLVKDLKNDHGATLEEIGVSLLSFDWTVAGSCLLGKLILKRPDDSSENEAVHNSSSNEGLEDSVPDIGARSDGAEPHTKRQRV